One Manihot esculenta cultivar AM560-2 chromosome 18, M.esculenta_v8, whole genome shotgun sequence genomic window carries:
- the LOC110606409 gene encoding putative cyclin-A3-1: protein MADQENCVRVTRAATKRAAAMAPLKDQPVLKKRVVLGELPNLSNVVVSVNKGSGGLTQKQKIKPKPKAKKAIIVKKDEASKGDIDGTSDDPQMCGPYASDIYEYLHKLEVDPKRRPLPDYIEKVQKDVSPNMRGILVDWLVEVAEEYNLVSDTIYLTITYIDRYLSLNVINRQKLQLLGVSSMLIASKYEEISPPNVEDFCYITDNTYTKEEVVKMEADILKSLKFELGSPTVKTFLRRFTRVAQEDYKGLNLQLEFLGYYLAELSLLDYNCVKFLPSLVAASVIFLVRFITKQKMHPWSLTLQQYSGYKPSDLKECVLIIHDLYLSRRGGGLQAVREKYKQHKFKCVANMPSPPEVPASFFEDLKE, encoded by the exons ATGGCAGATCAGGAGAATTGTGTGCGCGTTACTCGCGCTGCCACAAAAAGGGCAGCGGCAATGGCTCCGCTGAAGGATCAGCCTGTGCTCAAGAAGAGAGTGGTTTTGGGGGAGCTGCCTAACTTATCAAACGTTGTCGTTTCAGTGAATAAGGGCTCTGGGGGTTTGACCCAGAAGCAGAAAATTAAGCCTAAGCCAAAGGCTAAGAAGGCTATCATAGTCAAGAAGGATGAAGCTTCCAAGGGGGACATTGATGGAACGTCCGATGACCCCCAGATGTGTGGACCTTATGCATCTGATATTTATGAATATCTTCACAAACTGGAG GTGGATCCGAAGAGAAGACCGTTACCTGATTACATTGAAAAAGTTCAAAAGGATGTTAGCCCAAATATGAGAGGGATTCTGGTGGATTGGCTGGTGGAGGTTGCGGAAGAGTACAATCTTGTCTCTGATACTATTTATCTcactattacatacatagacCGATATCTGTCCTTGAATGTTATTAACAGGCAGAAACTTCAACTACTGGGTGTTTCCTCAATGCTTATTGCCTC AAAATATGAAGAAATCAGCCCTCCGAATGTGGAAGACTTTTGCTATATAACTGACAATACATACACTAAAGAAGAG GTGGTGAAAATGGAGGCTGACATACTCAAGTCTCTCAAGTTTGAATTAGGCAGTCCTACAGTAAAGACATTCCTAAG GAGATTTACCCGGGTTGCACAAGAGGATTACAAG GGCTTGAATTTGCAACTTGAGTTCCTGGGCTACTACCTTGCTGAGTTAAGCTTGTTGGACTATAATTGTGTGAAATTTTTGCCTTCTTTGGTGGCTGCTTCTGTTATTTTTCTTGTGAGATTCATAACTAAACAAAAGATGCATCCCTGG AGCTTAACCCTTCAACAGTACTCTGGATACAAGCCTTCCGACTTGAAGGAATGTGTGCTTATCATACATGACTTGTATTTGAGTAGAAGAGGAGGTGGATTGCAAGCTGTGCGAGAAAAATACAAACAGCATAAG TTCAAATGTGTTGCCAATATGCCTTCGCCTCCAGAGGTTCCAGCTTCCTTCTTTGAAGATCTTAAAGAATGA